A region of the Isosphaeraceae bacterium EP7 genome:
CCCACGCCCGCAGGACGCGCCGGCCGACGTCCAGAACTGCATCCGCGACTTCCTGGACGAGGCCCGCGAGCCTTACGACCTGGTGCTGGTCGACTGCCCCCCGACCCGCTTCGGCTGCTCATGGGCCGCGATGATCGCCAGCGACTTCCTCATCGTCCCGACCCAGCCGGAGGACTACGGGGCGCAGGCCCTGGCCGACGCGTTGGTGGCCGTCGACCTGGTCGTCGCGGGGCCCAACCCCGGGCTGCGGATCCTCGGCTACCTGGTGACGATGGCGGTCCTGCGAAGCTCCGTCCACCGGATCTACCAGGAGTCGCTCAGGGCCGAGTACGGCGCGGCCGTCTTCGACGCGGTTGTGCCCCGTTCGCTCGACTATCCCGAGGCGATCGCCAAGCGGCAGACGGTCGCGCAGGCCAAGCCCAGGTCGGCCGCGGCGAAGGCCGTGGCGGCCGTGGCGGACGAGCTGCTGGCGAGGCTCGAGGTCGCCCAGTCTGCGTCTCTCAAGAAAGGGGCTGCGTGATGGCCGGCATCGACGAACTCAGGAAGGCGATCGGCGGCAACGTCGCGGACTCGACCGGCCGCCACGGCGCCCCGGTGTACGGTTCACCGGCGGCGGGACCCCGGCCGGTTGCCGCCGACCAGCAGGGCGTGAAGCGGTCCAAAAACGCGGCCGAGATCGAGACGTCCCGAATCCGGCCCGATCCCAATCAGCCTCGCGAGGTGTTCGACGACGAGGCCATCGCCCGGTTGGCCGACTCGCTGAAGACTCGGGGCCAGATCCAGCCGATCCGGGTGCGGTGGGACGAGCC
Encoded here:
- a CDS encoding ParA family protein produces the protein MSVVITSVNMKGGVGKTSTCHHLAGALSKLGRRVLLVDNDPQSSLTQGFWGRVATRQLDPSSTIASLYAGDRPFPSAVIHPTGLEGVDLLPGSLAAEDYNVPRPQDAPADVQNCIRDFLDEAREPYDLVLVDCPPTRFGCSWAAMIASDFLIVPTQPEDYGAQALADALVAVDLVVAGPNPGLRILGYLVTMAVLRSSVHRIYQESLRAEYGAAVFDAVVPRSLDYPEAIAKRQTVAQAKPRSAAAKAVAAVADELLARLEVAQSASLKKGAA